Below is a genomic region from Medicago truncatula cultivar Jemalong A17 chromosome 3, MtrunA17r5.0-ANR, whole genome shotgun sequence.
TGACATTACAACTTCTGTCATGTCAGCACCGTCAAACTTAGCATCTGACATTAGTGCTGCAGACAGAGTCTTCCCCTTCAGGTTGGATTTTTCATTTGTGAAGTCACATTTCCGGAGATCTAATGCTTTGTCGTATACACCATTTGCCTGACCAATTGTGTTGCCAACAAATGCACGTTCGCAGCGATTGGGATCAGTTGACAATGGGGGCAGTCTCTGCAAAAGAAGTGCGAACCAACTTTGGTTTTCACAAATTTAAACTTAATAACATTTATAACTGACATGATACATCACTTAAACAGAATATTTGCATATTTCatctaaagaaaataaataatgatatgCTATTGAATATTCAATACTATCCTAAATGAAAATATGCCTTGAGCTTGATTGAAAAATGATAGTTTGATAAAATATAGGACAAGGATGTATAAACAAAAACCAGCCCCAATGAAAAGACACAAATAATTGAGTTTGTAAGTAACTTTACTCCGAGAATTCCAAATACAAGACCAGATCCCAAAATGACAATGAAAAATGTAGGTCATGTCTGCAAAGCTTAGAAGGGCAAAACCTCGGACTCTTGAGATTTATCCGAATGACCATTTTAATTAAATGATGAATAAATGTCTCCATAGATGGACTAATTTTCACCCGAACTTTTAATAGGCTTCCTGACTAGACCCATGTGTTAGGTCTTCTATGTTACTGTTAGTGAAGAAGGTTAGTAAGTTAATAAGATTGGATTGGTTAGAGAAAATAAATAGGGCATGTGGCCTATAAATAAAAGTGTTAGGAAGGGTATTCAGTTAGTGAATCAAATCGAGACTACAAATGATCAGATTTTCTCGAATAATCTGAGAATGcaccattcattcatttcaaaagAAATTCTTTCTTCTTCTATACCAATTGGTTCCATCACCACATTCCAAACACAATTGTAGTTAACCACAAGTGCCCAAACTTGTCAAAACCATTTGGATTAATATTATAGTGTTTTAATTTGAACAGTCTCACTTACAAGTTTACAACTAACTGTTAACCATTATATCACATGTCCTCAAACCCAAGCTAACCATAGAAAAACTCTCCCCATCAACCGCGACACTCGATACTCGGTATCATGTTACCATGAAGAGAATCAAAAGATAGATTGAGAAAGAAACCATTTGATCTCTTCCAAGTTCCAACATGAGTGGATATCTTGAGAGTAAAATCTGTTCCAAATATCATTGACATATCTTAAATAAAACACCTAATAAGTTCAGTAATATCATGCACATGCAAATTGTCTCGTGCAACTCTGCACAGCAGCCAAATAAAGCGGTCTCATTGAACTTGTGTTTCTAGAAAATTCATCTATTAAACTTATTCGCTATGGACCCTGCGGcagaatgataaaaaaaataacttaacaACTTTTGGGTCTAtttagattgacttatttgagtttatctactaacATAAACACTTGTAAGATTGTTTGTACGAGCTTATGAAAATTGCATAAGACATGTCTATAAGCTGTTTCCTCTTTACTTTCACAAGCTTTCCAGGATACTTTATGAAAACAGCaaagactttattttatcttttgtgttgtagtatgactcaaaatttgatggatggagaatattgttgctaaaaatataaaagatttgtttcaaatatattttgtgctgaaaatatatttatggacaataaatatatttttgtatcgtatgaagaacgatttgatgcaaatatattttgaaaaggaatattatatttttgatgcaaatattctttaactgaaagagaaaaaaaaaaaaaaaaaacgtatcttcagtgtggtatttgttccaaatttatgagttatacttttactataaatatagacattgtatcaggctaaactttgagagagagatagatagagggggctgaaacaagggtttagaataacaacaacaaaactagggtttgtatagagtttgtctcttgggaacaaacactagggtttgagggttgattcaccttgggaaactcTATTAGgattactcatcatatagtgaaacagagggctgctctctcccccagactaggtcaatttggaccgaactgggtcaacaaattcttttgtgttctctcttctttttctctctcgttgttttctacttttggcttgtatttataactttcatacactttgttttggttgcttgattatcccttgctccacacatcaagttgttattggtgtgattttcatcgaattcgcaacattTTGTTATAGAAGTAACTTAGACATAAGCATTTTCATGATAACCGTTTATGCTATAAGTGCTTAAGTAAGTTGATTGTCCAAACACAACCTTAGTCTAATATGCAATGCAACTTACATTCACAACTGCAGATAAGTTAGGGAAGCAAGAGAACCTACTAATCTATTAATTATATGAATTGTTTACCCActtttatatatcaaaatatgtATGAATTATGCAATATAGAAAATTGTTTAGTTAGTGATGAGCGGGTGTTAATATTTTCAGGTGAATTTGAGGTTTGAACCTGAGTAGCAGCAGTAACGGGAAATGAAGCAGAAGTAACAGCATAAGCTGCAAGAATACCACAGGCAACACCCTTGATTTTGTTGAGACTAAGTAACCTTGGCTTATTCTCAGTTCCATCTAACTCAGCTTCTCCTACAACTACAACAGAACAAACAAATTTGAATGTCTTGGTTATTTTACATGAAGTAAGCAATGGTAtaaaatgaagagaaagaaatgaaataGAGTAAGACCAGAGCAAGTGATTGTAAAGGGTAAAGCAGAAGTGGTGAAACATGGTCGTTTGGTTGAGAAGTTGCGTATGGACAAACTTGTTCGTGGGAGTTGAATTGAAAGGTTGGCCATTCTTCTTTCTGCActtcaatttttggaacattcAGAATTCAGACAGACCACTCCACACACCCTTGCTTGCTTATCTGCGGATAAATATGTTACCTGGCATCACACGTGGCACTATGATATAATAtctattttatcaataaaatttcaaaagctgccaatttaatttatttttttcaggaGAAAAGCTACCAtttataaatacaaatgttgAAATACATTTTGGTCTCCTATTTCAAATACTctctccattttaaaatgaatgtcattttagccaaaaataattgttttaaaatgaatgacacttttagtttccaatgcaataataactttttcttttcaattgtacccttcaattaatattatgttacactacttattttttttctttaatgaaaacaaaccaatagttgattaggataatttggtaaaattgttatgacatttgactactttatttcattccttaatatgtgtgcaaTTAGCTAAAGCgccactcattttgaaacggatggagtagatTTTAATCTCCATGTTACGGGAAGGAGTGAAAATATGTCATGTCAGACTAGACTACGATAGTTCTGAGCTTAGCCttcgaattttttttcaagCGTGTTTGACCTATGATCTTTATGTAGGTTTGTTTAGTTGGCCTAGTTTGACCTATTTAATAGTCTAATATGACATGAAAGCATATTTACATGCATCcttcatattaaaataattaaatagtcaattttatctacttttaaataagCTAAATCAGCCTTAAAACCTATTTCACTTGTAAGGTTTGTCTATCGTTATAAGGCGTTAAAAGACAATTTTACTACAAGgggaaatgatatttgtacaaccatattttgacaacttttgaaacaaccCTCCCTCTCATACTCACTTGTGTTTTTATCCTCTctcctcttctttctctctactatttttatctaataaaaagaaaggaaaagtgGTTGTCATAAAATTTGTTTGCAATTGGTTGTATAAATAACATTCCTCATTTGAGTTGTTTCttaattattatgtttaatataaattatattttaatataaataaaaataaaaagtaaataatgaCGAATGCAtcacctaaaattaagttaagtgACGTCGAGAGAGTAGTTTTTATCAAACTAATATATGTAAATAACGAGTCcactaaaaatatgaaaattatcaTTCAAACATTTGTGTATTATGTCACATCTTCTaaaaatctatatataaaaaaaaaaaaatcaacaagacAACCaacataaaaaagttaattagtTTGCCAATTGATACACTATTAAAAATATGAGACTAAAATCATGAAACTAAAGTGATTAAAATAAACGACGGtctaatatgtagaatattctacagagaagaaaattgaaaaatagattgtgatttataaataaaaataagtgtattttattttttaattttaatccgACGGGCCAACTTGTTCCATCTCTGTTGTGTTTTCTAGTGGATTAGACGAAACGAGTAGCAGCCGTTTCAAAATCTTAACTTGATCCACAAGAAAAGCAGGTTAAACGGATCGATCTAACATATTGATCCTTTTGTTATCTTGTATATGGAAAGTTGGAATATACTCCGTTTAATGGATGTTTCATTTAATCCATTTAAGGTATAGAGGTAAGACATGTGACAATTAAACATCCAAGGATTAAATCcctcaacaaaaagaaaacatccaatgtttaatattttaaattaaaaaaatgaacatttgtTTAATAAAACAGATTCCTTCATCTTCCATCTTTATCAACACCACTGTCCCTGAACATTTGTTATCCTTCTCCACTTTAAGCCTCCTTCACCGTCGTTGATCTCTCAAACTCGATTCTCTGACTGATTGCAACACCTCTCTACTCCCAAATTAGTTTTCTATTATCCCAAATTGTTGATTTCTCTTAGACCCATCACTTTCTTGTAGTCTTAAAATTCTCAGACCTAAATTTCAATTTATCTTGGGTTCTATTTCACCGTAATCAATTCTCACTGCATCTTGAGAATTTCTCAATTGAGTATCTCACTTTCAAAATCAAGTATCTCATTATTAaaccaaattgtaacaaatacataaaaattgAGTATCTCACTTTCAATCGACGACAATGAAGGAGGGAAGCGgcagggagggagggagagagacgATGATACAAATAAAGATGAAAGAGGATGGGACTCGTTTGAGAGAAAGTGggacatgcatttttttttattaaacaaatgtttatatttttaatttaacatctCAACTGGAagaaatttatttgttacatgcaAATGAACATGAAGTGTTAGAAATGGAGCATACATAAACTCATATATACACGGAGAGCGGTGaagatcaaaataaaaagaagataaaggaTAGGAATGGGATGTGGAAATTAGATGGCAAGTCAAGTCAATGGGCCAGCCATCGATCCGAAAATATTGTGTAAAAACAACAGTCACGTGTTGACCAAAacagacaaaataaaattgaataataacGATTATATCCCAGTTTTCACCATAAAGAATTAGTTCCTTTCGTTTCACAATTTCATTCTCTTAATTCTCTTTCTGATTCCATCGTTAATCAGAAGAAGCAAGAGAACCATCCATGGAGAGACCAGGAGCAGAGGGTGAAGGGTATTGCTGGAACGGAATGGCGAGCTGGATAGGGATGAATCTTGCAACGGCCTTCTTTGCATCTTTGGAACGGTGTTCTTGCATCAATCTCTCCACCTCCGATGATCCTGACGATCCTCTTCTCATCCTTCCCTCTGATTCCAACAGATTCTCCGATGATTCTTCTCATCCTCAACCACAGCCTCCTCCTCCTTCCGACAACAAAAACAACGCCGCCGCTGTTTGAGTTTTAGGGTAGTTTTATTACTATCACCCTtttctgttgttttgttttctcaATAAACAATATGGATTGTGAGTAAATTTCgatatgaaaatttcttattATTTACATAGCAATTAACATGCCTCTTCCtgttttttcatattcattcgtgattaacattttaattggttttcaatgttataaatttttatataaccTGCTATTAATTTGTCAACCATATGCGGATCACAAACCATTGCATTAGTACATTTGACTTGAGTTTCACGCCTCCGTATTTGAATGTATCTAATATGGTGAGAGTAGTtcttcaatgtatcaaaattatgAAAACATTGTTGAATGTGCCTTTACTTAGCAAATTTGATCTCAAATGTATActtcattatttaatttaatgcatGAAATTGGTAGCAAAAGACACTCTTGATGATATACTCTAGTATTTGTTTGACAAGTCGGATCTTCAGAAATCTACTAATTAATCCAACACTAGTGAACACcatgtatcaccaacaccttcGATCACAGATTGTCCGGTCACATGTTGGTGGTTGACACAAGAACACCGACATATGTGattacaattaattaatcaactttctcaaattattatacGTTGACATGCATCAGCGTTGTGTAGCGTGTTCTTGTATGCGTCTATGTAAGTTTTTAATAGATACTAAATGCAATATCCAGTTTACTGTTTCACAAATTTGTGAGGGATGTCGACATTTTGTTTAAACAAAGTTCCTTCAACTCCGCTTTCATCACAATTTTTCAGTAGTCTCACATTTGATTATACATGACTGTATGTTGGGTTGCGATTCAACATATTCTGAAGTAGAATTGTTCCCTTGGTTTGTTTGTAACAACAAATTTCATTCTCAAGAAGTATGATACTTAGCAATATAGCACACACAAATTTCTCGCCAAATTCTGAATTCAATGTTACCTTGAGTTCCTCTGTGCCATTTAGATGGTTTCCAATCACAGGTGTATCATTAACATGCAAGCATACAAACAACATTTTAGCTCTGTGCTTCATACTCTTTTGCACATCTGGAGAAACCTTCTTACAATAAGAAGGAGCCTTTCCTTTGGTTCAATAGGCCCTTGGTGCTTGTTTTGGCACATATAAAGATTTCTTCATCCTATACACATGTCTTTGGTGCTACCAAACCTCAAATTGAGGGGGCTGCACTATGCACTTCCTCCTCTGATGGCCCAGTTAAGAAGACAAATTTGACATCAAGCTCTAATAGTGGCCAACTTCTCATACCTGCAAAAGCAATCACCAACCATTTAGAGAAACGTTTTTGCCACCAATCTAGCTTTGTACTTGGCAATAGATCCATCttgcttcaatttttttgtaaatccATTTTACACCGACTGGTTGCATGTTGCATGTTAGGAAACAATCTAACCAGTTCCCAAGTATGAATTATCTTCTTTATCCATGACTTTCAGCCCCCCACCCCCTCATGGCATCTTACTTTTCAAAACTTTTTCATGTATTTCATCTTCAATTCAATTGGCTCTACATCAGCCAATGCAAAATATACCAGGTCTTCCTCAGCTGCTGCACTATAAGAAAACAATTCAAAGTCAAAATGTATTAGGTCTTCCATAGTTGTTATTACATCATGAAAAAGTAACTCAAAGCCGTCTTATGTTGCTGGCATGTCTTTGTTTTTGTGGTCACTAACGCTGATTTGTATGCTCTCTGCTATTTATTTCACCTTCTTCATTGTTTTACTCTTCTCTATTGTATAGAATTTTCTGAATTGAAAGGTTATACAGCCTATATGCTCCAGTAGGCAGTAGGATGATACCCCTCATGATCAGAAAGAGATTGATCATGATTGGCAGGAGATCTCTTATTTCCACCTTTTTTGTTCCTCCATTTTCCCGAGTACAAACTTTTTAACTCAATGCAAAACCaatttttgtcatttataagaaaatacgAGGTTTggaggcttttttttttaaagtcaatTGGCATTATCCTTTAGGTTACCAGGGATTGTTAGAACTTCAAcaagcttcttcttctttctctggTTCATATAGAGACTCAAGATTTTTGGTGTAATTCAGTTTTCATTTTCCAATCAATGAGATAAGtagttatttaatttatacTCTGGAATCGTGTGTTTCTTTCATATAAAGAGATTAGCTTAAGAAGTGACTATTTGAACTAGAGTGCGTACAATCACATTTGCGTgtctcaaaataaaatcaactatAAAGTTTGGCAATACTAGAGGAAGCTCCTTGCACCAATGAATAATGGATCCATATTTCGTCCCTTCTACATGTCTGTCTCAAATGCTATTCATCTCAAAAACTACAAATGGTAGCTCCATTAGTCTAACCCACCGAATAGTCTTGAGCACTGCTAGCACTTCTCCTTCACGCACCTATATGTCGAATTAAACCAACAAGTTAAAGCTTCTGCAAAGTGCCCATTATAATTTAACTGTTAATCCTTCCATGACATTAACCCAACATCTATCTATGTATTAGTATGTTACATTTGAAATAACCAAAGGGGAACTTTAGTCCAAAATATCCCACTCTTCGTAGGTTATGATCCTGCAATTGAGAATTGGCATGAGTAAATTTTCAAATCAAGCAAAACAGTTTGGACTCGATTAACAGTCTGGAGATGTTCTTTAGAATTaatcaaatgaattaaaaagCTCGTTTCCATTTCAATAtcaaatttgattattattgtttttattatttatttcatgaaGAACAAAAAATATCGAGGTTGAAGCAATTACAAATGACAGGCTTTAGACCAACCACTAAAAATCAATGTTAGACCACAATATATATTGTATGATTTGTGACACATTTGGTTTGAGTGTCGTTGGGTTTTGATAACGTTATATTTTAGCTTGACTCAAAGATAGTAGAGACAGACCAACTTCTCTAACTTGTTCAACAAGTCACCAACCGACTAACTAAAACAGTTATCATACAATATATATTGAACTACAATCAATTCACaacatatgtaaaaaaaaataaaaaataaaaattcacaaCTTACATACATCACAATAATCCTTCTAAGACATGAATTACCTCACAACAATGCCCAATACCTAAGTTGCATGCAAGATGTAGTTATCAACGAAATGATAAAGTTTgcttgcctaaaaaaattatcatgtcGATTTAATGTCcttaaaacttttcaaaaaagcACAAACCTAGCTACCACACGGGCCTCATTCATATCATCATTTGATGGAATACGAACATGGAGTAGTAAAAGTCCATTGTATGGGACCCGGATAGGGGGGACGAAAACACGTTTTAGAATAGTTACATATGATGATCCCTTCTTTCATCGTATTTTTTGTTTGTCCTattcatattctattttaatcACTAGACTTCATATATTAATAACTGGGTGGAGATCAAAATGATAGTAATCCAAAGCATTATTATAATGTAATtattaaacaattaattaacTATAATGATGATGTACACCACCGATAGAGCGCAGGCAATTGTTGCATGTTTCTTTGTCGGGTTTGtgtatatttttatcaaaacatatctcTCTCCAAAGTTAATACAAAGTTATGCTTTTTGTCCTTTATTCTTTGATTAACACAACTTTTAGCATTTGATTCTATGTACCAATGTTCTTTTGGTAGGTAACACTGTGTACTAGCTAGGTTGGCCTAAATCTAATCACAAAAGTAAACTGTCACGGATAAAGCagttcaaaataataaagaaagagGTTTTCTTATGTTTAATTCATGACTAAAGAGGAGGTTAAGTAAGATTACAAGCAAAGTCTAACACTTCCTCAAGAAGTTAATtacccattttttatttgttatctcATTGATTAGATTTGATTCTTTTCTAATGTCTGTATGTGCTTGTAATGTTCACTACCATGTGCTTGTAATTTCGTTTGTCTGTTCGTGTGCTATATGGTTTCCCCGTAGAGGTTTAGTGATcatcttttgtttcttgtacaaAGGGTTTGGTTTCCATCTGTTTTAAGATGCTTTCTTTTACAAGTACTAGTATATCATATTTTAAGTATGTTTTCCGTTTAAATATTAGTGCTGGTATTAAGCCCAATCCAACTATTTCCATGCAAGCGATACCAAATTTTTCAACCAGATACATGTGATtcgttatttttatgtttaaccACTTTGCATTCTCTTAACTTATTTGAAAGTGCAAGTTGATCCTCtcataacttttaaaaatatcaatgtGATCTTTTTACTTCTTAAATctatgtaatattttataaaatgctAAAATATGACTGGATATTGTAAAAGAGGCTTATGTATTATACgtttttttaatagtaaattTGTACTAGTCATCGGTGAAGACACTTGTTATAGCATGTGTGAGATAGAAGTTTCACATTGTTAAGAAATATAGAGGTTTAACATTTTATAAATGATAACACCCATAAACTCAATGACTTAAAGTTTTGGGTTAAGATGTGATGTTCaactcacttgtgtggttgctTTATGCTCAATATACGTGATACCACACTCCCCTTGTGACCTAATAGTGGTATCAGAGTCGAGATTTTACAAGAGTTCGATTGACTCCTTGTATCGAAAGTCTTCTTAACCAAGGGTGTTCAGGCGGCGTGTTCCATTGTCAACATGATGGTGCAAGTACAAGTGTATGTGGATGAAAGAGCTTTCACTTGAGGGGGGGCTCATAATGAACTtatggactcacacttgagggcAGAGATTGTTGTGAAGCAAGTGCGAGTTGGAAGTCCCAAATTATTTCAAATGTGAGTTAGAAGTTTCATATTGCTTATAAACTCAATGCCTTATTATAGATTCAGGTGTGGTGTCAAACTCACATGTATGATTATTATAAGTCCAATGTGAGTGATACTCCGGGCTTCCCTCGTTACCCGACACGATTGAAATCCTTACTTTGAGTTGCCTCTAAACACAAATTGATCATCTCATTATTACATTTTGTTCTTAATAGGTCTATCATCTCCCAACAAAGactctaattttatttaattttattttaaattaacgAAAAACCTAGATAAACATTGATCAAGCTCAGAGCAAAAAAACTTTTAAAGGTCGGGTTTGGCCTTTGAGCATTAAAATTAGATAGTAGGCAAAATTCCATTAGCATCTTGTGTACAAGTTCATGAATCACTATATGGTTGAACAGGTAAATTTGCACTAGtctatttaattttactttcaCAAATCACAACGTCAGTGACTTAGTGACCAAGTATGATCCCTCATTACATTGAAATATGATCTGGAAAGATACATTTTGTTAAAAGACTTGTTCAGAATCTCCAACCACACAAGAGACTGTATCACATGGTTGAAAGAAGCATATGCCTCAAATTATTTGCATCTGGAATCAAAACACCACAACGACTTCATAATTTGCGGGCAAGACAAACTAATGCGTCTATTATGCAACTGTTGTGACAAGGGACAAAGTTAACTTTGTTGGTTTATTCCCCCAAAGTGTCCCTTTACAAAAAAGTAGTATGACATAATTCATTAAACTTTTTCATGGTATTGCTGGGGAGTGAACAACCATATTTGTTGCAGcctatcacttttttttttttacatagcCTATCACTTGTTGAAAACGAGTATTCcttgaattattatatttttggcaAATATATTTAGAGCagatttaaaaattcaaattctataatatgattttttttgaataaatgagTTTAAGGTAAATGAAATAGAGTAAGTTTTTCCATTCTATTATGCATGCACGTGTCATACACTACTTTAAGGATTATAATATGctcttcatcaaaaaaaaaaaaaaatatgctacTTTAAGAATTATAATAATGTACTGTGGTTGTTCTTTTCCTGGTGACCAAAAAGAGCTATCATCATTGATAAACTTCTGTTCACTTTCTATTTCCCTCAACCAAAAAGCCAAACCAACAAAATATTACTATTACTTACACGAGCAAATTACAAATTTACATCAAATGAGGAAAGACCAACATAGTTGTACCTCAACTAATTAAAGGCGTTGTTGGCCTAAAATTGAGACCATGTACAGAATATTTTTGTTAGTAATAATGATGATATTTGTCAGCACTACAACAGTTGCCAAACAAAGACTTCGAGCCACTAAAACCGATCATAATCACATTGCTTGTTCGTACTGTTTGTTTACTCTCATTGCAGCAGCTAAAGCACTTATTCCAGCAAAAACAACTACCACACATTTCCAAGTTAACCCTTTTGTACAAATGGCCACAAGATCACATGGATGGCACAATTGGCAGACAAAGATATTCACCCTTAGCATTTTgattgatcaagagtgaacttGAGCCACCAACTTTTGAAATCTCCACCTTTCACCTTAGCAACCAAAAGGGTTTTCAAAGGTCCCATGGTCCCACAACATatcaaaatcctctcttttagGGACCCTTCCAAGTTTTTTTAACACATGACTTTGCATCTCTTTTAGGGGCCAGTAGATTCTTGTGGACCAAAACCCAATTAAGACTTGAAGATCAAGACAAGCTAAAACTTGGCTATTTGCATTACATTACAACAAGAACAGTGTCACCACTTGTCATTGACCTCAATAATCTGATTTTCTTGCACATGGTTTTGACCTCAAATTGCTTGTTACCTTATGCTGCCAAATTTAACATCATTCTCAAGCCTCCATAAACTTTGGACCAGGATTTCCTGCACTTCAAATATCATGCGGTAATCAATTTCGGTCATTGATTTGAGATCGAACGGTTCAGATTGCATAGTCAGTAAATTAATTTCAAACGATCCTGCGATTGATTTGGAATTGGATGGCTGAGATCTTTAACTGCATCTTGCAGTTACAATAGAGAGTCTATTTCCAAAAACTTTGTAGCATGTAATTTTCTAAAGGACAACATGTCCAACAAAGCAATGAATCTTGATTCTATTTTTTCCAACTTAGGAAAAGTCACACATCATTTCAAACTGGTACAGGTAGCCCGTAATTTTGGAATGTT
It encodes:
- the LOC25491136 gene encoding thylakoid lumenal 17.4 kDa protein, chloroplastic, which gives rise to MANLSIQLPRTSLSIRNFSTKRPCFTTSALPFTITCSVVGEAELDGTENKPRLLSLNKIKGVACGILAAYAVTSASFPVTAATQRLPPLSTDPNRCERAFVGNTIGQANGVYDKALDLRKCDFTNEKSNLKGKTLSAALMSDAKFDGADMTEVVMSKAYAVGGSFKGVDFSNAVLDRVNFGKADLQGAVFRNTVLSGSTFDDAKLEGAVFEDTIIGYIDLQKICRNTTIGDEGRAELGCR